Proteins co-encoded in one Flavobacteriaceae bacterium MAR_2009_75 genomic window:
- a CDS encoding aspartate-semialdehyde dehydrogenase: protein MKVAVVGATGMVGEVMLKVLAERDFPITELLLVASERSVGKKLAYKGQEHTIIGLADAVAKKPQIAIFSAGGDTSLEWAPKFAEAGTTVVDNSSAWRMDPTKKLVVPEINADVLTSEDKIIANPNCSTIQLVMALAPLHSKYKMKRVLVSTYQSVSGTGVKAVKQLENEMAGVEGEMAYPYPINRNALPHCDVFLENGYTKEEMKLAREPQKILDDRSFSISATAVRIPTSGGHSESVNVEFENDFELSDVRKILNDTPGVTVQDNPDTNTYPMPIYAHDKDEVFVGRIRRDESQRNSLNMWIVADNLRKGAATNAVQIAEYLVKNKLV, encoded by the coding sequence ATGAAAGTAGCTGTTGTAGGTGCCACCGGCATGGTTGGCGAGGTAATGTTAAAAGTATTGGCCGAGCGTGATTTTCCGATTACGGAATTACTCTTAGTAGCTTCTGAGCGTTCTGTGGGTAAAAAACTAGCATACAAAGGTCAAGAACATACCATTATAGGTCTAGCGGATGCGGTTGCCAAAAAGCCGCAAATTGCTATTTTTTCGGCCGGGGGTGATACCTCTTTGGAATGGGCACCAAAATTTGCTGAGGCGGGCACTACTGTGGTAGATAATTCCTCTGCATGGCGCATGGACCCCACCAAGAAATTGGTCGTTCCTGAAATAAATGCAGATGTATTAACGTCTGAAGACAAAATTATTGCCAATCCCAATTGCTCGACCATTCAATTGGTCATGGCGTTGGCCCCGTTACATTCAAAATATAAAATGAAACGTGTTTTAGTTTCAACATACCAATCGGTATCTGGCACTGGGGTTAAGGCGGTTAAGCAACTGGAGAACGAGATGGCCGGTGTTGAAGGTGAAATGGCCTATCCCTATCCTATTAACAGAAATGCATTGCCGCATTGCGATGTTTTCTTAGAGAACGGCTATACCAAGGAAGAGATGAAATTAGCTCGAGAACCGCAGAAAATATTAGACGATAGGTCATTTTCTATAAGTGCCACTGCAGTTCGTATTCCTACGTCCGGCGGGCATTCTGAATCTGTAAATGTAGAGTTCGAGAACGATTTTGAGTTAAGCGATGTTCGAAAAATATTGAACGATACCCCAGGCGTGACCGTACAAGATAATCCTGATACGAATACGTACCCAATGCCGATATACGCCCATGATAAAGATGAGGTATTCGTTGGGCGAATTCGTAGAGATGAGTCTCAAAGAAACAGTTTGAATATGTGGATCGTCGCAGATAACCTTAGAAAGGGAGCGGCAACCAATGCAGTGCAAATTGCGGAGTATTTGGTAAAAAACAAGTTGGTATAA
- a CDS encoding large conductance mechanosensitive channel, translated as MWKEFKDFIMTGNVIDLAVAVILAGAVGLVVNGFVNDIMMPIVGYFAGGMDFADMKVILSEAIVAADGTVEKPESAIRYGAWINSIINLIIVGFVLFMIVKSYNKVRQPEPEVEAAPAGPTQEELLAEIRDLLKKQ; from the coding sequence ATGTGGAAAGAATTTAAAGATTTTATTATGACCGGCAACGTTATTGACTTGGCGGTTGCTGTTATTTTGGCCGGTGCCGTTGGTCTGGTCGTTAACGGATTTGTAAACGATATTATGATGCCTATCGTTGGGTATTTTGCTGGTGGTATGGACTTTGCCGATATGAAAGTTATACTTTCTGAAGCAATTGTTGCCGCCGATGGTACTGTTGAGAAGCCAGAGAGTGCTATTCGCTATGGCGCCTGGATCAATTCAATTATCAATTTGATTATTGTTGGTTTTGTATTGTTTATGATTGTAAAGTCTTACAATAAAGTACGTCAGCCAGAGCCAGAAGTTGAGGCGGCTCCTGCAGGCCCTACTCAAGAAGAGTTGTTGGCAGAAATTAGAGACTTGCTTAAAAAGCAATAA
- a CDS encoding alanine racemase, which yields MPKAKETVLEIDLAALEHNYRYFKSRIKPETQFMGVVKAFAYGSDSVAIAKKLQELGANYLAVAYVKEGVTLRKAGITIPILVLHPLPVSFKKLIKHCLEPNLYSEKILHEFLEAAHKLGQKNYPVHLKFNTGLNRLGFKEDEVVKVCKLVKAKEQIQVKSIFSHLAASEDLNEKAFTEGQIKAFDRIYSQMTDILQEKLFRHLLNTSGIINYPDAQYELVRSGIGLYGYGNEAAIDRHLRPVAQLKTIISQIHTISAGETIGYNRKFKSDSVKISATLPVGHADGIGRQYGNGKGFVIINGKKALILGNVCMDMIMVDVSDIECKAGDEVIVFGGVASAEDFAKEAGTISYELLTGISQRVKRKILSK from the coding sequence ATGCCAAAAGCTAAAGAGACGGTTTTAGAAATAGACCTTGCGGCTCTAGAACATAATTATCGATATTTCAAATCGCGAATTAAGCCTGAAACTCAATTTATGGGGGTGGTCAAGGCCTTTGCTTACGGTAGCGATTCAGTAGCTATTGCCAAAAAATTACAAGAGCTTGGGGCCAATTATTTGGCCGTGGCCTATGTTAAAGAAGGGGTGACCTTGAGAAAGGCAGGAATTACCATACCTATTCTAGTGTTGCACCCTTTACCGGTCAGTTTCAAGAAATTGATTAAACATTGCCTAGAACCCAACCTATATTCAGAGAAAATACTTCATGAGTTCTTAGAGGCCGCCCATAAATTGGGGCAGAAGAATTACCCGGTTCATTTAAAATTTAATACGGGTTTAAATCGATTGGGTTTTAAAGAGGATGAAGTAGTTAAAGTATGTAAACTCGTTAAAGCGAAGGAACAAATTCAGGTCAAATCGATTTTTTCGCATTTGGCCGCATCAGAAGATTTGAACGAAAAAGCGTTTACTGAAGGTCAGATCAAGGCTTTTGATAGAATTTATTCGCAAATGACTGATATTCTTCAAGAGAAACTCTTTCGACATCTTTTAAATACTTCCGGTATTATCAACTACCCCGATGCGCAGTATGAATTGGTTCGTAGCGGAATCGGTCTTTATGGTTATGGCAATGAGGCTGCAATCGACAGGCATTTACGCCCTGTGGCGCAGCTCAAGACGATAATTTCTCAAATTCATACGATTTCGGCCGGTGAGACCATTGGTTATAATAGGAAATTCAAATCTGATAGTGTAAAGATATCCGCCACATTGCCCGTTGGTCATGCCGATGGTATCGGTAGACAATACGGTAACGGCAAGGGCTTTGTAATAATTAATGGAAAGAAAGCCCTAATATTAGGTAATGTCTGTATGGATATGATTATGGTTGATGTCAGCGATATCGAATGCAAGGCCGGTGACGAAGTTATTGTTTTTGGAGGGGTAGCGAGCGCAGAAGACTTTGCTAAAGAGGCTGGTACAATTTCATACGAATTGTTGACAGGCATCTCGCAACGGGTCAAACGAAAAATTTTGAGCAAATAA
- a CDS encoding thymidine kinase: MFLENTVNHKEQFGWIEVICGSMFSGKTEELIRRLKRAQFAKQKVEIFKPMVDVRYDEEMVVSHDANEIPSTPVPAAANIRILGDTCDVVGIDEAQFFDDEIVTVCNDLANKGVRVVVAGLDMDFKGNPFGPMPALMATAEYVTKVHAICTRTGNLANYSYRKSSNDNLVLLGETEEYEPLSRAAYYKAMLKERVKHINVDGEILNTKDKGSNAKS; the protein is encoded by the coding sequence ATGTTTCTCGAAAACACTGTTAATCACAAAGAACAATTCGGATGGATCGAGGTCATCTGCGGGTCTATGTTTTCGGGTAAGACCGAAGAACTGATCAGACGTTTGAAACGCGCTCAATTTGCCAAGCAAAAGGTAGAAATCTTTAAGCCTATGGTCGATGTGAGGTATGATGAAGAGATGGTAGTGTCGCACGATGCCAATGAAATACCCTCTACACCCGTACCTGCCGCTGCAAATATTAGAATTTTGGGCGATACCTGTGATGTAGTAGGTATAGATGAGGCCCAGTTTTTTGATGATGAAATCGTAACCGTTTGTAACGATTTAGCCAATAAGGGAGTTAGGGTTGTAGTCGCCGGACTAGATATGGATTTTAAAGGAAACCCTTTTGGGCCTATGCCGGCTCTTATGGCAACTGCGGAGTATGTGACCAAGGTGCATGCTATTTGTACGCGCACAGGTAATTTGGCTAATTATAGCTATCGAAAATCAAGTAATGACAATTTGGTGCTCTTAGGAGAAACTGAAGAATATGAGCCGTTGAGCAGAGCTGCATATTATAAGGCTATGTTGAAAGAAAGGGTTAAACACATAAATGTTGACGGGGAAATATTGAACACAAAAGATAAGGGGTCGAATGCCAAAAGCTAA
- a CDS encoding 16S rRNA (cytidine1402-2'-O)-methyltransferase, protein MGKLYLVPTPIGNLEDMTFRAVRILKEVDLVLAEDTRTSGKLMQHFDISTPMQSHHMHNEHKTVAALTSRIQSGETMALISDAGTPAISDPGFLLTRACVEKNIEVECLPGATAFVPALVNSGLPNDKFVFEGFLPPKKGRQTRLKLLAEEVRTMIFYESPYKLLKTLGQFSEYFGAERNASVSRELTKLYEETVRGNLAEIIKYYTEKPPKGEIVIIVEGKK, encoded by the coding sequence ATGGGAAAACTATATTTGGTACCAACACCAATAGGAAATTTAGAAGACATGACCTTTCGTGCCGTTCGCATTTTGAAGGAGGTTGATCTCGTACTGGCCGAAGACACCAGAACCAGCGGAAAGCTTATGCAGCATTTCGATATTAGCACCCCAATGCAAAGCCATCATATGCACAACGAACACAAAACCGTTGCCGCGTTAACGAGCCGAATACAATCTGGCGAAACCATGGCCTTAATTTCAGATGCGGGAACCCCCGCAATATCTGACCCCGGTTTTTTACTGACGCGTGCCTGTGTTGAAAAGAACATTGAGGTCGAATGCCTGCCCGGGGCTACAGCCTTTGTGCCTGCCTTGGTCAACAGCGGCCTGCCCAATGATAAGTTTGTTTTCGAGGGCTTTCTTCCTCCAAAAAAAGGGCGACAGACACGGTTGAAATTATTGGCGGAAGAAGTTAGAACTATGATTTTTTATGAGTCTCCCTATAAATTATTGAAAACCTTAGGCCAATTTTCCGAATATTTCGGAGCTGAAAGAAATGCATCGGTATCACGTGAACTTACCAAACTTTATGAAGAGACCGTTCGTGGCAACTTGGCAGAAATCATAAAATATTATACCGAAAAACCTCCGAAAGGCGAAATCGTAATTATCGTTGAAGGAAAAAAATAA
- a CDS encoding HopJ type III effector protein → MMLTQFLQKLKETPKSIEFNETMAIIEEHYYFEPTSFKNGQLKSKVGENSGSCKLLAFAQDQELNKEETLACFGNFYFNDVLENPDGEGHQNIRNFMLTGFGGVHFDRFPLKRK, encoded by the coding sequence ATGATGCTTACCCAATTTTTACAAAAATTAAAAGAAACGCCCAAGTCTATTGAATTTAACGAAACTATGGCAATAATAGAAGAACATTATTATTTTGAGCCCACCTCTTTTAAGAACGGACAACTCAAAAGCAAGGTCGGCGAAAACTCAGGTTCTTGTAAGCTATTGGCCTTTGCGCAAGACCAAGAATTGAACAAAGAGGAAACTTTGGCCTGTTTCGGCAATTTCTATTTTAACGATGTATTAGAAAACCCCGATGGAGAAGGCCATCAGAACATACGAAACTTCATGCTGACCGGTTTCGGTGGGGTTCATTTTGACCGTTTTCCATTGAAAAGAAAATAA
- a CDS encoding uracil-DNA glycosylase, whose translation MEKLLSEIRDCTVCSEHLPLGPRPIVAGTSKSKIVLVSQAPGSKAHIHHKAWDDPSGRKLREWLGVTDEQFYNPDNFAILPMGFCYPGKGKTGDLPPRKECAPLWHELFWNNLEDVKLTLVIGKYAQDRYLKNFSKGNLTENVANYQEFLPKFFPLPHPSPVNRFWMAKNPWFESDVLPELKERVKQTLEVG comes from the coding sequence ATGGAAAAGCTGCTTTCTGAAATACGTGATTGTACCGTTTGCAGCGAGCATTTGCCATTGGGACCTAGACCTATAGTAGCGGGCACCTCGAAATCAAAAATAGTTTTGGTAAGCCAGGCACCGGGCAGTAAGGCCCATATTCACCACAAAGCATGGGACGACCCAAGCGGAAGAAAACTACGGGAGTGGTTAGGTGTTACCGACGAACAATTCTACAACCCCGATAATTTTGCCATCTTACCGATGGGCTTCTGTTATCCTGGAAAGGGAAAAACCGGAGATTTGCCACCCCGAAAAGAATGTGCCCCCTTATGGCATGAACTATTCTGGAATAATTTAGAGGATGTCAAACTAACTCTGGTGATAGGCAAATACGCTCAAGACCGTTATTTAAAGAATTTTTCTAAAGGTAACCTTACTGAGAACGTGGCCAATTATCAAGAATTCTTGCCCAAATTCTTTCCGCTACCGCACCCCTCGCCTGTTAACCGCTTTTGGATGGCTAAAAACCCTTGGTTTGAAAGTGATGTGTTGCCGGAGTTGAAGGAGCGGGTTAAGCAAACCTTGGAGGTTGGTTAA
- a CDS encoding putative peroxidase-related enzyme, whose translation MALVTPLDPNHDEETKQLAEFFNETLGFCPNSVLTMQHRPAISKAFINLNKAVMANEGKVSSALKRMIAWVSSNATGCRYCQAHAIRAAERYGAEQEQLDNIWEYRTHSAFSEAERAALDFSLAASQIPNAVNAEIKNRLYQFWNEGEIVEMLGVISLFGYLNRWNDSMGTAIEEGAVESGEQYLGKHGWEKGKHDGSVY comes from the coding sequence ATGGCCTTAGTAACCCCTCTTGACCCAAACCATGATGAAGAAACCAAACAATTGGCAGAGTTTTTCAATGAGACGCTGGGCTTTTGTCCGAATTCGGTATTGACCATGCAGCACCGTCCTGCAATTTCGAAAGCATTTATTAATCTCAACAAGGCCGTAATGGCAAATGAAGGCAAGGTGAGTTCGGCATTAAAGCGAATGATAGCCTGGGTAAGTAGTAATGCTACAGGGTGCCGTTATTGCCAAGCACATGCCATTCGGGCGGCTGAGCGCTATGGAGCGGAGCAGGAACAGTTAGATAATATTTGGGAATACCGGACACATTCTGCATTTTCGGAAGCGGAACGGGCCGCATTAGATTTTTCGTTGGCGGCGTCACAAATACCAAACGCTGTAAATGCTGAAATTAAGAACCGGCTCTATCAGTTTTGGAACGAGGGCGAGATTGTCGAAATGTTAGGTGTGATTTCTCTTTTTGGCTATCTAAACCGCTGGAACGATTCTATGGGAACCGCCATCGAAGAAGGTGCTGTAGAAAGTGGCGAGCAATACCTAGGAAAACATGGTTGGGAAAAGGGGAAGCATGATGGAAGTGTTTACTAA
- a CDS encoding putative redox protein produces the protein MPTTNHISTKWLGKMAFESTNPSGLNLKIDASPDDGGEGGGLRPKALMLSGLAGCSGLDVAALIKKMKLEVDDFHIETIANLTDEHPKFYDAVTVEYHFHGPNLAEKKLQRAVDLSVEKYCGVMEMFRQFAKMEIKTIFHHG, from the coding sequence ATGCCCACAACAAATCATATCAGCACAAAATGGTTAGGAAAAATGGCCTTCGAAAGCACCAACCCTTCAGGTCTTAATTTGAAAATCGATGCCAGCCCAGACGATGGTGGCGAAGGAGGCGGTCTTAGACCAAAGGCCCTTATGCTTTCCGGACTTGCAGGATGCTCAGGTCTTGACGTTGCGGCCCTAATTAAAAAAATGAAATTAGAGGTAGATGATTTTCATATCGAAACCATCGCCAACTTAACTGATGAGCACCCTAAGTTTTATGATGCCGTTACAGTTGAATATCACTTTCACGGCCCTAACCTTGCGGAGAAAAAATTACAGAGGGCAGTAGACCTCTCCGTAGAAAAGTATTGTGGGGTCATGGAAATGTTTCGCCAATTTGCCAAAATGGAAATCAAAACGATTTTTCATCACGGGTAA
- a CDS encoding exonuclease RecJ — protein MRWTIKPKPEQHQIEALAKALKVDDLVAHLLLQRGVSTYEEAKKFFRPQLSDLHDPFLMKDMDVAVSRIEKAISSDENILIYGDYDVDGTTAVALVSSYLQSFYPNIATYIPDRYGEGYGVSFQGIDFAHDNGFSLIIALDCGVKAIDKIKYAKEKNIDFIICDHHRPGDSLPEAVAVLDPKRNDCNYPYDELCGCGVGFKLVQALASRRGQTIEDLFSYLDLAATAIGADIVPITGENRVLAYFGLQVINTSPRAGFKAIISQIKKKTLTITDVVFIIAPRINAAGRMKHGQHAVNLLRETDLEQATTFAAEIEKFNTDRRGLDQEITLEALQQIVDNKEEKRFTSVVFKDSWHKGVIGIVASRLTETYYRPTLVFTKSGDKLAASARSVKGFDVYNALQGCADCIEQFGGHKYAAGLTLLEEQFENFKEQFEKVVQETIDPQLLTPEILVDAPIELEQISPKLMRILKQFAPFGPGNMTPVFMAENLKDTGWGKGVGENEAHLKVTVTQNGSAPIGGIGFNLGDKIDLIVNNKPFSATFSLDENEWQGNVSLQLKLRDIK, from the coding sequence ATGCGCTGGACGATAAAGCCAAAACCTGAACAACATCAAATAGAGGCGTTGGCCAAAGCCCTTAAGGTAGATGATTTGGTGGCACATCTGTTACTACAACGTGGGGTGTCCACTTATGAGGAAGCCAAAAAGTTCTTCCGTCCGCAATTAAGCGATTTGCACGACCCTTTTTTGATGAAAGACATGGATGTTGCCGTTTCGCGAATTGAAAAAGCGATTTCCAGCGATGAAAACATACTTATCTACGGCGATTATGATGTGGATGGAACTACAGCCGTAGCATTGGTATCCTCTTACCTCCAGTCTTTCTATCCGAATATAGCGACTTATATTCCCGATAGGTATGGCGAGGGGTACGGCGTATCTTTTCAGGGAATCGATTTTGCACACGATAACGGTTTTTCGCTCATTATTGCGTTGGATTGTGGAGTGAAGGCCATCGACAAGATAAAATACGCTAAGGAAAAGAACATCGACTTTATCATCTGCGACCACCACAGACCAGGCGATAGTTTACCGGAAGCTGTAGCGGTTTTGGACCCCAAACGTAACGATTGCAACTATCCCTACGATGAACTTTGCGGTTGTGGGGTGGGCTTCAAATTGGTTCAAGCTTTGGCTTCAAGAAGGGGCCAAACCATCGAAGACCTATTTTCTTATCTAGACCTTGCTGCTACCGCAATCGGCGCAGATATTGTTCCTATAACCGGAGAAAATAGAGTTCTGGCCTACTTTGGGCTTCAGGTTATAAATACCAGTCCGCGAGCTGGTTTCAAGGCTATTATCAGTCAAATAAAGAAGAAAACATTGACCATTACCGATGTGGTCTTTATCATTGCCCCGCGTATTAACGCTGCCGGTCGCATGAAGCACGGCCAACATGCCGTGAATTTACTTCGGGAAACCGATTTGGAACAGGCCACAACCTTTGCGGCCGAGATAGAAAAGTTTAACACCGATCGGCGCGGATTAGACCAAGAGATTACCCTAGAGGCACTTCAACAAATAGTAGACAACAAAGAAGAGAAACGCTTTACTTCAGTGGTGTTCAAAGACAGCTGGCACAAAGGGGTTATCGGTATTGTGGCTTCTCGATTGACCGAAACCTACTATCGGCCCACTTTAGTCTTTACCAAAAGCGGTGATAAACTAGCGGCCTCGGCCCGTTCGGTCAAAGGTTTTGACGTGTACAATGCTTTGCAAGGTTGTGCCGATTGTATTGAGCAGTTTGGTGGGCACAAATATGCGGCGGGGCTCACCTTATTGGAAGAGCAGTTCGAAAATTTTAAGGAACAGTTTGAAAAAGTGGTTCAAGAAACCATCGACCCTCAACTTTTAACTCCTGAAATTCTGGTGGATGCCCCTATTGAACTCGAACAAATATCTCCCAAACTAATGCGCATTCTCAAGCAGTTCGCCCCCTTTGGACCCGGTAACATGACACCCGTATTTATGGCGGAAAATTTAAAGGATACCGGTTGGGGAAAAGGTGTAGGTGAAAATGAGGCCCATTTAAAAGTAACGGTTACCCAAAACGGTAGTGCGCCCATTGGAGGAATTGGCTTTAATCTAGGTGATAAAATCGACCTAATCGTCAATAATAAACCTTTTAGCGCCACATTCTCTTTAGATGAAAATGAATGGCAGGGAAATGTAAGTCTTCAACTTAAATTAAGGGATATTAAATAA
- a CDS encoding putative MFS family arabinose efflux permease, with protein sequence MDPYAALRFREFNIFLLVRFAMVFAWSMQFIVIEWQVYSMTKDPLSLGIIGLMEVIPAVSTALFAGHIVDQKEKRNLLVKCIFGFSVISLGLFILSLPSIEQQTSQKVILYSIYTLVFLGGIVRAFIGPTIFSLIALIVPKKIYPNAATWSSTTWQLAAVMGPALAGFSISWIGVHWSMCVIFSFSVLALISLFQIKRKPILNPKIGEPVFQSLREGLRFVFNTKAILGALTLDMIAVLFGGAVALLPIYAQDILHVGSEGFGVLRAAPAVGAAITMLGSTRFPLHKNAGKKLLLAVFGFGICMIVFGLSTSFWLSVAALFVSGAVDGISMIVRQTILQLKTPDNMRGRVASVNSMFVGSSNELGAFESGLTAKLMGTVTAVVFGGTMTLLTVGFTAFISPTFRRLDLSKDVEEHQSYSQ encoded by the coding sequence ATGGATCCGTACGCAGCCCTTCGTTTTAGAGAATTCAATATTTTTTTATTGGTCCGTTTTGCTATGGTGTTCGCTTGGTCGATGCAGTTTATTGTAATCGAATGGCAAGTCTATTCTATGACCAAAGACCCTCTTTCTTTAGGAATCATAGGTTTAATGGAAGTGATACCGGCAGTTTCTACAGCACTCTTTGCTGGCCATATTGTTGACCAAAAGGAAAAACGCAACCTCTTGGTAAAATGTATTTTTGGTTTTTCGGTCATCAGTCTAGGGTTATTTATATTAAGTCTACCCTCTATAGAGCAACAGACCTCACAAAAAGTAATTCTTTATAGCATTTATACCTTAGTGTTTTTGGGCGGTATCGTTAGGGCATTTATTGGCCCGACCATATTTTCTTTGATTGCTTTGATCGTACCTAAAAAAATATATCCGAATGCTGCCACTTGGAGCAGTACCACGTGGCAATTGGCAGCCGTAATGGGACCAGCATTAGCTGGTTTTTCAATTAGTTGGATAGGGGTTCACTGGTCGATGTGCGTAATATTCAGCTTTTCGGTACTTGCCCTCATCAGTCTTTTTCAGATAAAGAGAAAACCCATTCTAAATCCTAAAATTGGGGAACCTGTTTTTCAAAGTCTTCGAGAAGGTTTGCGATTTGTTTTTAACACCAAGGCTATTTTAGGCGCTTTGACCCTAGATATGATTGCCGTACTGTTTGGTGGTGCCGTCGCCTTATTACCCATTTATGCCCAAGATATTCTTCACGTGGGTTCCGAAGGATTTGGGGTTCTACGGGCTGCCCCGGCAGTAGGCGCTGCTATAACCATGCTGGGCTCGACCCGTTTTCCCTTACATAAAAATGCGGGCAAGAAACTGCTGTTGGCCGTATTTGGGTTCGGAATTTGTATGATTGTCTTCGGATTGTCAACCTCTTTCTGGCTCTCGGTCGCCGCCTTATTTGTCAGTGGGGCTGTAGACGGAATTTCAATGATTGTTCGACAGACCATTCTACAACTCAAAACTCCCGATAACATGCGTGGGCGAGTGGCTTCGGTGAATTCAATGTTCGTAGGTTCGTCAAATGAATTGGGGGCCTTTGAAAGCGGACTTACAGCTAAACTCATGGGAACCGTTACCGCAGTTGTTTTTGGTGGCACGATGACTTTATTGACCGTTGGGTTTACAGCGTTTATTTCCCCAACATTTAGAAGGCTAGATTTATCGAAGGATGTTGAAGAACATCAGTCATATTCGCAATAA
- a CDS encoding UDP-2,3-diacylglucosamine hydrolase, protein MTTIDIPTGKKVYFSSDNHLGAPTMADSRPREKKFVVWLDIIKEDAAAIFLMGDLFDFWMEYKTVVPKGFTRTLGKLAEISDSGIPIYFFVGNHDLWMNGYFEEELNIPVFHKPQQFNINGATFFIGHGDGLGPDDKGYKRMKKVFTNPLAQWLFRWLHPDIGVRLAQYFSVKNKLISGDDDAKYLGDDNEWLVQYAKRKLETLHYDHFIFGHRHLPLEIDLNGKSKYTNLGDWVNYYTYAVFDGVQLRLQKFEH, encoded by the coding sequence ATGACAACGATTGACATTCCAACGGGCAAAAAAGTGTATTTCTCAAGTGACAATCATTTGGGTGCGCCTACTATGGCAGATAGTCGACCCAGAGAGAAAAAATTTGTGGTATGGCTCGATATTATTAAAGAAGATGCAGCTGCAATTTTTTTAATGGGCGATCTGTTCGATTTCTGGATGGAGTACAAAACTGTTGTTCCGAAAGGGTTTACAAGAACCTTAGGAAAATTGGCTGAGATTTCTGATTCGGGCATACCTATCTACTTTTTTGTCGGCAATCATGACTTGTGGATGAACGGTTATTTTGAAGAGGAACTCAACATTCCCGTTTTTCATAAACCCCAACAATTCAATATCAACGGGGCAACATTCTTTATAGGTCATGGTGATGGGCTGGGCCCCGACGACAAGGGCTACAAACGCATGAAAAAGGTGTTTACCAACCCTTTAGCGCAATGGCTTTTTCGTTGGCTGCACCCAGACATAGGGGTACGGTTGGCCCAATATTTTTCAGTAAAGAATAAGTTGATTTCGGGTGACGATGATGCTAAATATCTTGGTGATGATAACGAATGGTTGGTTCAATATGCCAAGAGAAAGTTAGAAACCCTTCACTACGATCATTTTATATTCGGTCATCGACACCTTCCTCTGGAAATAGACCTCAACGGAAAATCAAAATATACCAATCTTGGCGATTGGGTAAATTACTATACCTACGCAGTTTTTGATGGAGTTCAACTCAGATTACAAAAATTCGAGCACTAA
- a CDS encoding 6-pyruvoyltetrahydropterin/6-carboxytetrahydropterin synthase: MGNIRITKQFNFETGHALYGYDGKCRNVHGHSYKLSVTVIGKPITDTSHVKLGMVIDFGDLKKIVKEEIVDKFDHATVFNKNTPHIELAKELTDRGHNVILADYQPTSENMVIDFAKKIGDRLPSNIKLHSLKLQETDTSYAEWYSSDNS, encoded by the coding sequence ATGGGCAATATTAGAATTACGAAACAATTCAATTTTGAAACGGGGCATGCCCTGTACGGTTATGATGGCAAGTGTAGAAATGTTCATGGGCACAGTTACAAACTTTCGGTTACGGTAATCGGAAAGCCTATTACAGACACTTCTCATGTGAAGCTGGGCATGGTTATCGATTTTGGCGATTTGAAGAAAATTGTCAAAGAAGAAATCGTAGACAAGTTCGATCATGCCACGGTTTTCAACAAAAACACGCCGCATATTGAATTGGCGAAAGAGTTGACCGATAGGGGGCATAATGTAATTCTGGCCGATTATCAGCCTACCAGTGAGAACATGGTTATAGATTTTGCCAAAAAAATAGGTGACCGGTTGCCAAGTAATATCAAATTACATTCTTTAAAGCTGCAAGAGACAGATACTTCTTATGCCGAATGGTACAGTAGCGACAACTCATAA